Proteins from a single region of Hordeum vulgare subsp. vulgare chromosome 6H, MorexV3_pseudomolecules_assembly, whole genome shotgun sequence:
- the LOC123404275 gene encoding 3-ketoacyl-CoA synthase 12-like, giving the protein MELLPLLTVLLLAHAAVYLAWQAMARRRRARCYLLDYACHKPSDDRKVTTEMAGAVIERNKLLGMPDYRFLLKVIVNSGIGEHTYCPRNVLDGREECATHYDALDEMDAFFDDAVRGVFDKTGVSPRDVDLVVLNVGSFSPAPSLAARVVARFGMREDVQAYNLSGMGCSAGLISVDLARRVMLTRPRTMALVVTSESCAPNWYNGTDKSMMLGNCLFRCGGAAALLTNDPAYRSRAKMELRCLVRAHIGAHDDAHAAAVHCEDADGRLGVSLSKALPKAAVRAFSENLQRLAPRILPAAELARFTVRLLARKLMRRKLKFEGPKINFKTGVDHFCLHPGGTAVIEAVRKNLGLNSYDVEPAAMTLHRWGNTSASSLWYVLSYMEAKRRLKAGDRVLMVTFGSGFKCNSCYWEVSKDLDDAGAWEDCIDDYPPETMVNPYTEKFGWVNDLQCQGGAFPF; this is encoded by the coding sequence ATGGAGCTGCTGCCGCTGCTGACGGTGCTGCTGCTGGCGCACGCGGCGGTTTACTTGGCGTGGCAGGCcatggcgcggcggcggcgggcgcgcTGCTACCTGCTCGACTACGCGTGCCACAAGCCCTCCGACGACCGCAAGGTCACCACCGAGATGGCGGGCGCCGTCATCGAGCGGAACAAGCTCCTCGGCATGCCCGACTACCGCTTCCTGCTCAAGGTCATCGTCAACTCCGGCATCGGCGAGCACACCTACTGCCCGCGCAACGTGCTCGACGGCCGCGAGGAGTGCGCCACCCACTACGACGCGCTCGACGAGATGGACGCCTTCTTCGACGACGCCGTGCGCGGCGTCTTCGACAAGACCGGCGTGTCCCCGCGGGACGTCGACCTGGTCGTGCTCAATGTCGGGTCCTTCTCGCCGGCGCCGTCGCTCGCGGCGCGGGTCGTGGCCCGGTTCGGGATGCGGGAGGACGTCCAGGCGTACAACCTGTCCGGCATGGGGTGCAGCGCGGGGCTCATTTCTGTGGATCTCGCGCGGCGCGTCATGCTCACCCGCCCGCGCACCATGGCGCTGGTGGTCACCTCCGAGTCCTGCGCCCCCAACTGGTACAACGGCACCGACAAGTCCATGATGCTCGGCAACTGCCTCTTCCGCTGCGGCGGCGCCGCCGCGCTGCTCACCAACGACCCGGCCTACCGGTCCCGGGCCAAGATGGAGCTGCGCTGCCTCGTGCGCGCGCACATCGGTGCGCACGACGACGCGCACGCCGCAGCCGTGCACTGCGAGGACGCCGACGGGCGGCTCGGCGTCAGCCTCAGCAAGGCGCTCCCCAAGGCCGCCGTGCGCGCCTTCAGCGAGAACCTCCAGCGCCTGGCGCCGCGCATCCTGCCGGCGGCCGAGCTCGCGCGCTTCACCGTCCGCCTCCTGGCGCGCAAGCTGATGCGCCGGAAGCTCAAGTTCGAGGGCCCAAAGATCAACTTCAAGACGGGGGTGGACCACTTCTGCCTCCACCCCGGCGGGACGGCGGTCATCGAGGCGGTGAGGAAGAACCTGGGGCTCAACAGCTACGACGTCGAGCCGGCGGCCATGACGCTGCACAGGTGGGGGAACACGTCGGCGAGCAGCCTGTGGTACGTGCTGTCCTACATGGAGGCCAAGCGGCGGCTGAAAGCAGGGGACAGGGTGCTCATGGTGACCTTCGGGTCCGGGTTCAAGTGCAACAGCTGCTACTGGGAGGTGAGCAAGGACCTCGACGACGCCGGCGCCTGGGAAGACTGCATCGACGACTACCCGCCGGAGACCATGGTCAACCCCTACACGGAGAAGTTCGGATGGGTCAACGACCTACAGTGCCAGGGAGGCGCCTTCCCGTTCTAA